A single Anopheles funestus chromosome 2RL, idAnoFuneDA-416_04, whole genome shotgun sequence DNA region contains:
- the LOC125764613 gene encoding uncharacterized protein LOC125764613, which yields MRRTKKPKPKLKRHIEDVPFYKFTHGKDELPLDPARTFIVEQIGKIHSTKSSCFTKDYSLHRTPRGDGTLEPELLPSECATTFPHLEPNPRPSTSKIYCRGEPARDVRGRGLAAKDKDATDRMIDVYKRFRLKIFHDLALTKPVLRGNEFFRRYGRNDDDGRRKLPSLWRKKRPQKFQFDEFAYRTPEENEEALRRIQKHLDKMIAKSIREAEKRRREKEEQERRPHISRNLNNRKACKYLFQKYSTPVLTYLPPSSRKLKYLQALLPVHPDEQKDKILSRYEQNFHHAMCFFDDAMKQRTLNVLDQLDVRKIEHYPSHLIKKIIPRVDQRLNYLKQAYKFILEEEQLWPNVYPEVILMDYLFDTDHGVSRDQAVFFIILLMDLQEDYRYYVKRAFLRYILHSEMERSRLQLAIEPPEFPIATMVAPVPWKCSIQLAKNRLEEVLMINHPVLQAINMLWHKLYSNLLVVDSVKFYSTDVPMHADKITEMIHNSCRITRDVRFTFFTHSTQSSLQFTTIFFRY from the exons ATGAGACGAACAAAGAAACCGAAACCCAAACTCAAGCGTCACATTGAAGATGTtccattttataaatttactcATGGGAAAGATGAGCTACCGCTTGATCCAGCCCGCACCTTCATAGTGGAACAAATCG GAAAAATACACTCCACTAAATCGAGTTGCTTCACCAAGGATTACAGTCTTCATCGTACTCCGCGTGGTGATGGTACACTCGAGCCCGAACTATTACCATCCGAATGTGCTACGACGTTTCCTCACCTAGAACCCAACCCGCGTCCCTCGACATCGAAGATTTACTGTCGCGGTGAACCTGCCCGCGACGTTCGTGGCCGTGGGCTGGCAGCGAAAGACAAAGACGCCACCGATCGTATGATTGATGTGTATAagcgatttcggttgaaaatcTTCCACGACCTAGCGCTCACCAAACCGGTGCTTCGTGGTAATGAATTTTTCCGTCGCTATGGCCGCAACGATGATGACGGTCGTCGAAAGCTGCCCTCGCTGTGGAGAAAGAAACGACCGCAGAAGTTTCAGTTTGATGAGTTTGCTTATCGTACGCCGGAGGAAAACGAGGAAGCGTTGCGTCGCATCCAGAAGCATCTGGATAAGATGATTGCAAAGAGCATAAGAGAGGCTGAAAAGCGACGTCGGGAAAAGGAGGAGCAGGAGCGAAGACCGCA TATATCAAGAAACTTAAACAATCGGAAAGCATGTAAGTACTTATTCCAGAAATACTCCACACCCGTCCTTACTTATCTCCCGCCTTCTTCCAGGAAACTTAAATATCTGCAAGCCTTACTGCCTGTTCACCCCGATGAACAAAAAGACAAAATACTGTCACGATACGAGCAAAACTTCCACCATGCGATGTGTTTCTTCGACGACGCAATGAAGCAGCGTACACTGAACGTTCTGGATCAGCTAGATGTGCGAAAGATCGAACACTATCCTTCGCATCTTATCAAAAAGATTATTCCACGTGTTGATCAACGCCTTAACTATCTCAAACAAGCGTATAAGTTCATCCTCGAAGAAGAACAACTTTGGCCTAACGTATATCCCGAGGTAATACTGATGGACTATCTTTTCGATACTGATCATGGTGTGTCTCGGGATCAGGCGGTGTTCTTCATCATCCTGCTCATGGATCTTCAGGAAGACTATCGCTACTATGTGAAACGTGCCTTTCTTCGATATATACTACACTCAGAAATGGAACGATCCCGTCTTCAGCTAGCGATTGAACCACCCGAGTTCCCTATCGCCACTATGGTCGCTCCGGTACCATGGAAGTGTTCCATTCAGCTGGCAAAAAATCGACTCGAGGAGGTGCTCATGATAAATCACCCAGTGCTGCAAGCGATCAATATGCTATGGCACAAGCTATACAGCAATCTATTGGTTGTCGATTCAGTGAAATTCTACAGCACCGATGTCCCGATGCATGCTGATAAAATAACCGAGATGATACACAACAGTTGTCGAATAACGAGAGATGTAAGATTTACATTCTTCACGCATTCCACACAAAGCAGTTTACAATTTACAACAATCTTTTTTAGATATTAA